The Imtechella halotolerans DNA window ATTCTAGGCCTAGTATTTGTTGAATTCCTGTAAGTTTAGAAACACTCTTAGGGGCTATTTCGATATAGGTGTCTTTTGAACGGTAGAGATGAAGTTGCTGGTCGTAATATTTTTTTAAATAAGTATAAGCAGCTTCAATGAGATGAGCTTCTCCCATACAGGTTACTTTATGTGCTCCTTTACCTTCTTGTTTCCATCGATTTAACACAGTGGAATTGCTTTCTATTTCTGGGGATACTTTGGTGTTGTTTTCTTCTCTTTGTGCCCAATAATCATAGGAGGGAGCATACCATTCATTATTATGAAAAAGGCTAATATGGAATGGTTCATTTGAAATCTCTTGATTGTATCGAGATAAATCATTAAGGATGTCAATGGGAATTTCTGTAGAATGGACTATTCTTTCGCCGGTTATCACAAGGGCACCGTTGTAGCAAACAAGTGGTCTTCCTTCTAATTGCGCTTGTTGTTGTAAGTGTGTCATTTGTTTTGGCATTCTTGCTGAAACAAATATTATTGGGTGTTGCTTATTTATCTTGGTAAGTTGATAAATAGTTGATTCGGATAGTTCTCTGTTGGCATCTAGTAAAGTGCCATCAATATCTGTAAATATGATTTTAAACGACATTAGGATTCTTCTTTTTTGGGTTTGGGGTCTCTTTTTGCATCTTTTAGGCTTTGCATTAG harbors:
- a CDS encoding Cof-type HAD-IIB family hydrolase, translating into MSFKIIFTDIDGTLLDANRELSESTIYQLTKINKQHPIIFVSARMPKQMTHLQQQAQLEGRPLVCYNGALVITGERIVHSTEIPIDILNDLSRYNQEISNEPFHISLFHNNEWYAPSYDYWAQREENNTKVSPEIESNSTVLNRWKQEGKGAHKVTCMGEAHLIEAAYTYLKKYYDQQLHLYRSKDTYIEIAPKSVSKLTGIQQILGLEYPFKLEEAIAFGDNYNDVEMIAAVGHGVAVANARPEVLAVAKATTLHHKEDGVALYLSKLFQDL